One part of the Eucalyptus grandis isolate ANBG69807.140 chromosome 10, ASM1654582v1, whole genome shotgun sequence genome encodes these proteins:
- the LOC104421403 gene encoding LOW QUALITY PROTEIN: bifunctional aspartokinase/homoserine dehydrogenase (The sequence of the model RefSeq protein was modified relative to this genomic sequence to represent the inferred CDS: inserted 1 base in 1 codon) — protein MKKMTLLLMGCGGVGRQLLRHIVSCRSLHATQGVHLRVVGVCDSKSLVVVAPDAHMLELDDKFLLEVCRVKEDGSSLSKLSGFGACRVFAHSELTAKVFNMVSHLGKSTGLAVVDCSASSETTEILSRAIDLGCCIVLANKKPLTATMEYYDKLVSQPRRIRHESTVGAGLPIIASLNRILSSGDPVHRLVGSLSGTLGYVMSEVEDGKPLSQVVKTAKSLGYTEPDPRDDLGGMDVARKALILARLLGRRITMDSIKVESLYPDEMGPTVMSXDDFLSKGLPLLDTSICKRVAKASVSGKVLRYVCVIEGTRCEVGIQELPRDSPLGRLRGSDNVLEVYTRCYNKQPLVIQGAGAGNDTTAAGVLADILDIQDLFP, from the exons atgaagaagatgacgcTGCTGCTGATGGGGTGCGGCGGCGTCGGCCGCCAGCTCCTCCGCCACATCGTCTCCTGCCGATCGCTTCACGCCACTCAG GGAGTGCATCTACGAGTTGTGGGCGTATGCGACAGTAAGTCGCTTGTCGTGGTGGCGCCCGATGCGCACATGTTGGAGTTAGATGATAAGTTCTTGCTGGAAGTTTGCAGGGTGAAGGAGGATGGTTCTTCGCTGTCGAAGCTCAGTGGCTTCG GTGCATGTCGAGTATTCGCACATTCTGAACTGACCGCAAAAGTTTTCAACATGGTGTCCCATCTTGGTAAATCAACGG GTTTGGCAGTTGTTGATTGCTCTGCTAGTTCGGAGACCACAGAGATCTTAAGTCGTGCGATTGATCTGGGATGTTGCATCGTCCTGGCAAATAAAAAGCCTCTTACTGCAACAATG GAGTACTACGACAAACTCGTGTCACAACCACGGCGGATTCGGCATGAATCAACT GTAGGGGCTGGCCTTCCCATCATAGCGTCATTGAACCGCATACTGTCATCTGGAGATCCTGTGCATCGTTTAGTTGGGAGTTTGAGTG GCACATTAGGATATGTCATGAGTGAGGTCGAAGATGGAAAGCCATTGAGTCAAGTGGTGAAAACTGCAAAAAGTTTGGGTTACACTGAGCCAG ATCCACGTGATGACCTCGGGGGCATGGATGTAGCCAGAAAG GCGTTAATATTAGCTCGACTGCTTGGAAGGAGAATCACGATGGACAGCATAAAG GTTGAGAGCTTGTACCCAGATGAGATGGGACCTACTGTGATGT GTGATGACTTTCTTAGCAAAGGGCTTCCTTTACTTGACACAAGTATCTGCAAAAGAGTTGCAAAGGCTTCTGTAAGCGGGAAAGTGCTCCGTTATGTCTGCGTGATTGAAGGAACAAG GTGTGAAGTTGGAATTCAAGAGCTCCCAAGAGATTCTCCTTTGGGGAGGTTGAGAGGAAGTGACAATGTG CTGGAGGTGTACACCCGGTGTTATAATAAACAACCATTGGTCATTCAAGGTGCTGGAGCTGGAAATGATACCACTGCGGCAGGCGTCCTTGCTGATATTCTGGATATTCAGGATTTATTTCCTTGA